The genome window CCGCCGCGGCGGCCGCGGTGAAATAGCTGGACGCCCGATTCCGCAAATTGAGCGCCTTCCCGACGTAGATCACGCGTCCCTGGGCGTCCTTCATGAGGTACACGCCCGGCGCTTCGGGAAATTGCCTGACGCGCTCGCGCGGCGCCTTAGGTTCCGAGGACTCCGTCATTCCGCTGAATCATCCCTGCCTGTGTGGTCTGGGAGAATTCTAGCGAACTGCGCACGAATGTTCAGGGGGCAACAGAAAAGTCAGCGACGACCGGAGTTCCTCATCATCAGCCAGCCCATGACCCCGATGAAGATCAGCAGCGTCCCGTATTCGATGGGAGTCATGTTGTCCCACCGCTGGCGGCCGTAGTCGGCGTAGAAGCCCAGATACTCGCCGACGACCGTTGAAATGGACTCCCACATGATTCGCCACCCGAACCGCACCGCGGACCTTCGATCCTCTCCGCAACCCTAGCTCACGCCGAGTCTGTTGCAGAAAGGAAACGGGCGGCGGACGGGATTTTCCGTTCGGCTTCGAGCCACCGCCCCTTGGGGCGAAGGCCGAAGCCTTGTCGGAAATCAGCGGGGTAACGGCTCAGCGGAACCGGAACTCGGCACCGACCGTGATGCCGTGGGCCATCATGATGTTCTTGTTGACCGAGATCCCGACGGCAGCGGGGTCGGCGAGCGGATCCTGCGGGGAGTTGTAGTAGACGTTTTCCCACGACGTGGACTGCCGACCGATGATCATCAGGTTGTAGCTGACGAACGCGGACAGGTTCGCACTCATGTGAATACGGCCGCTGACGCCCAGGTCGAACACCGGCGAGAAGTCCGTCTTCTCCTCCTGCTGCGAAGTCGGCTCTTCCGTCGGAGAGAACAGCTGGGCCGTGCTCACGCGGTCGATGTGCCGGTTGATACCGAATGTGACTTTCGGGTCGGCCGCCAGCGAAAAGTACTTGGTGTCGTAGGCGAAGCGGAGACCAGCCTGCGGTCCGAATGTGTTGTTCTCAGCCCGGCTCGAGATGGTCGGGTTGAGGTTCTCGATGGCGTCAAAGCCCGAGATCGTGAGGCTGTTCGTGTAGCGGATGTACTTGAGACCGAAGAGAGGCCGGACGGAGATCGGGTTCCCCGGCTGGAGCGGACGGAGCAGGAAGTTCGTGTCGGCTCCCCACAGGTTCGCCTGGACCGAGGCGGTGTAGTTCCCCTCGAAGGGGGTCATCCGGCTGTCCGAGAGAGCGCCTTCTCGGAGATAGGTGATCACCGGGAAGTACGGCGCGCCGAAGGTGAAGTTCGGGGCGAAGTTCAAGGTCTGGGTTTCCTGGTCGAGGGCCCAGACGCTCCCCTCGAACGTGAAGGGCTCAAAGTTGACCCCGAAGGTTCCCTTGATCCCGTTCTGGTTGT of Planctomyces sp. SH-PL14 contains these proteins:
- a CDS encoding BBP7 family outer membrane beta-barrel protein, whose protein sequence is MTRWFITTLVLTCLGTWSHACLAQDYFGPEGYSVPPELLPTDRGFLYDTNSELDLNIREGVENSYWRLEYLNWSLTEPGDVFLGAPLASFERQGNFPPTAIQGPNGLNSNAFPVVTGLGTRGGAFGFVPSLADANFDNQNGIKGTFGVNFEPFTFEGSVWALDQETQTLNFAPNFTFGAPYFPVITYLREGALSDSRMTPFEGNYTASVQANLWGADTNFLLRPLQPGNPISVRPLFGLKYIRYTNSLTISGFDAIENLNPTISSRAENNTFGPQAGLRFAYDTKYFSLAADPKVTFGINRHIDRVSTAQLFSPTEEPTSQQEEKTDFSPVFDLGVSGRIHMSANLSAFVSYNLMIIGRQSTSWENVYYNSPQDPLADPAAVGISVNKNIMMAHGITVGAEFRFR